Proteins co-encoded in one Garra rufa chromosome 7, GarRuf1.0, whole genome shotgun sequence genomic window:
- the LOC141338995 gene encoding uncharacterized protein, producing MHSDYQEEHTTVKEEFILDYSEVKSDPEPFIVKHEDTEEPRDLIEENKESKELNEDEVKHHDIKTEENSLSLSQNESTFLLRRRASKKFTCPHCGKIFPYKQSLDDHMEIHTRRKPRTESLSIHSKEKPHMCSLCGKIFSRLGDLKLHKKRHRRVKNLVCFGCGKIFKTYSEMERHQRTHTGEKPYKCSHCGKGFSQAANLKAHVRIHTGEKPHTCDQCGKSFTQANGLKSHLHSHSGEKVFNCDQCGKKFVRAQYLKRHLQVHSEEKPHMCTLCGKSFSRLNVLKLHQKRHSGVKDHECFKCERNFSTDAELKQHQKIHTSENS from the exons ATGCATTCAGACTATCAGGAAGAGCATACAACGGTAAAGGAAGAGTTTATTTTAGATTACAGTGAGGTCAAGAGTGATCCAGAACCCTTCATAGTGAAGCATGAAGACACTGAAGAACCAAGAG ACCTGATAGAAGAGAATAAGGAGAGTAAGGAACTGAATGAAGATGAGGTGAAACACCATGATATCAAAACTGAAGAAAACTCTTTGAGTCTCTCACAGAatgaaagtacatttttattaagAAGAAGAGCCAGCAAAAAATTCACTTGCCCTCATTGTGGAAAAATATTCCCATACAAACAAAGTCTTGACGATCACATGGAAATTCATACTAGACGGAAGCCACGCACAGAATCCCTGAGCATTCATTCAAAGGAGAAGCCTCACATGTGTTCTTTGTGTGGGAAAATTTTTTCCCGGCTGGGGGATTTAAAATTACACAAGAAAAGACACAGACGTGTAAAGAATCTTGTTTGCTTTGGTTGTGGGAAGATTTTTAAGACATATTCTGAAATGGAACGTCACCAGAGGACTCACAccggagaaaaaccttacaagtgttcacactgtggcAAGGGATTCAGTCAAGCAGCAAATCTGAAAGCACATGTAAGGATCCACACTGGCGAGAAACCGcatacatgtgatcaatgtgggaagagttttacacaAGCAAATGGTCTTAAATCACATCTGCATTCTCATTCTGGAGAAAAAGTGTTTAACTGTGATCAGTGTGGTAAAAAATTTGTTAGGGCACAATACCTGAAGAGGCACCTGCAAGTTCATTCAGAAGAGAAGCCTCACATGTGTActttgtgtggaaagagctttTCACGGCTGAATGTTTTAAAATTACACCAGAAAAGACACAGTGGTGTGAAAGACCATGAGTGCTTTAAGTGTGAGAGGAACTTTAGTACAGATGCTGAACTGAAACagcaccagaaaattcacactagTGAAaattcttaa